ATCTCCATCTCATTTGTCATTGGAGGcctctctcagtgtgtgtgtgtgtgctttcacTTGTGTGAAAGAGGATACAATGGAAACTCAACAATGCCCTGTTCCATCTCAGTTGTCACTGCTACGTGGAGCTGTGTGGAATAAAGCTCTTTAAGTGCCTCCAGGTATCCAAACAGTGAAAGCCTCTATAATATGATGTTACCACATTTAAAGCAACTTAAAGGTTGCATTTATaatgtgtatgtttgtttaaatgtgtaccAGAAGCAGAGTGCTTGTCTTTCAGAGTAAACAACCACAAGGCAGAGGAGTAATACTCATCAGTTTGCTTTTCACAACAGTGATCTCAGGCACAGAAATAGGGGAAGGAAACAAGCCTAGCTAGAAAAACTGGTCGAGTTGCTTTGCTCATCATTACACAAGGGAAATTCAGCAGCTTTTATTAGTTTCACAGGATTGCTCTGTGTTATTGACCTACGTCCGTGGAATTATCCTTATCATTTGCTTATCGCATCTTGCCCTCTCACATGTTGTTCCTTGGCTCTCGAAACTGCACAGGTCTGTGTGTTTGGTGTACTTCAGCTTGTTGAATACCAGCACCCTGCCCTCTGTGAGGAGTGCTCAGTGTTCAAGGTTCAGGAAGATAACGAGAGGTGAGTGGCTGACGCATAGCTCGTGTTGTGTTACCAAAGGCTCGTATCAGATTACGGCAGACAGCAGCTTGGGTGAAACCGTAGCTGTGTTCAGACCACTGTTGCTCGAACAAACCAGGAACTAGGACGAACAAAGGAGTTTTAAAGACGCTAAAGAAGCTAACAGAGGGCTTCCTGTTGTTTTAAGAAGAGCGTTACCATGGGTAAGAAGACACAACActgtctgctgcttctgctgTGTTTGTCGGGGCTTGTTCACTATTCAGCTGCCTTGGTTTTTTGGACTGCCGTGGTGGAAATAAGCTATGTTAACAGCCACAATAAGAGTGAGGACAAATACTGTGAGTGTGGGGTGTATGGCCGTAACTCTCCCCTGGAGAAAGCCTCAGGCATTGTAACGCTTCCCAAGGGAGACCCCAAAGGCTGTGGCCCAGGTCCTATCTACAGCCGCAATTCCAGCTCACCGCCTTGGATAGCGCTGGTTAAAAGGGGCAACTGCACCTTCAGTGAGAAGATCAATGCTGCCAAACGTCAAGGAGCAGCTGGTGTGGTGGTGTATAATGTGGATGGCAGTGGCAACAGCACCACTCACATGGCACACTCGGATGCAGCTGGCATTGTGGCTATCATGATTGGCAACTCTCAGGGCATGGAGGTTGTCAAGTTGGTGATGAATGGGACAGAAGTGCAGATGCTTATTGATGTAGGCAGCCCTCATGGACCCTGGATAGACACATACTGGCTTTACTTCCTGTCCATCGCCTTCTTCATTGTGACAGCAGCCTCCATCGCCTACTTTGTGTTTATCTCCGCAAACCGGatttacagcctgagcatgcaCAGGCGCACCGAGAGGAAGCTGAAATCTGAGGCTAAAAAGGCGATCGGGCGTCTGCAGGTGCGCACACTCAAGACAGGGGATGAGGAAACCACCTCTGACTCCCATATGTGTGCCGTGTGTATCGAAAACTACAGGGCGGGGGAGGTGGTGACGGTGCTTACATGTGATCACATCTTCCACAAAGCCTGCATCGAGCCCTGGCTGCTGGAGAGGAGGACCTGCCCCATGTGTAAGTGCGACATCCTGAAGGCCCTGGGGGTCGAGGAGGAAGTAAAAGAAAGCCATCCTGCTGAGTCGCCACCAGATGTCACTGTGATCACAGTGACAGGAGGAGAACCCATGTATGAAGTGCCGCTGACTGACCCAGTGAGCCCTGACCCAGAGAGACAACAACATCGCTATGACAACAGGGCCTTCGAGGGAGACTCGGAGGCTGGGAGACGATGAACAACAGCAACggaaacaaaacagcaacaaaccaGGACACAGTCAAATTCCCTGTTTGAGGTAGATATTTTTCTGGGATACACTGAACCAGCACAAAGGAATCAAACTATAATGTTGTCACAGGAGAAACAATCTTGtaatgcaaaaaatatttttaaaagaaaatccaaGGATTAAAAATGTTAATGGACTTATGTAATTAGCTTGGATGACACTGCAttttctttgtgtctgtctgagtgTGTAAATAGTTGGTGTGTTCATAAAGTGACCATTAGATTGGTTAGAATAGATTCTGAAAGCCGATTAGTTATGGAGTGATGCTGGTGTCAAATTTCTGCTTTGCATACTGGACACACCAGCTCGACACTGGTCAGGGAGGAAGTGCTGAAGAGCATTTAAATATCTGTTTGAAACTGGGGCCaaatttcctccaacaaaaagCTTGTTGGCTCACATTGCTCACACTCCCTCACAATTGGCCATTATCTTTTAAATTCAGAGCAGAATTCATTCCCTTAAATCAGTTCATTTGAATAATTGGACTTTTTTTCTGCTCTTGTTAAAGTGGGAGTGTGCCTTTCCATTTTCATTGTTAGGCTGTCAGGCTGGATTCACAAACACACCCTTATGAACACACCCTTCACGGGAAATGCAGCATGACGCACATTGTACTGTGATGAGTGAATAACATCACCTGAGGGGCTTTGACTCGTCAGAAACATGGACTGTAGAAACATGTTTGCCACTCATGAAATAAGAATTTTAAGTTCTCAATAATTTGTTGGCCTGTAGCTATGTATGAGAATGTGGCAATGCAATAAATGTCATAAGAAGTGTCGATGATAAGCCTTCAGAAAATGTTATCTTGACTGGTGAATAAGTGAAAAATTATCTTTATGTGTAATGGATTTTGAAATTATGTATTTTGAGATTTATTTATCAatcgtgtcaagttctgtctgttaACCGTAGTACATGTATAGTCCTTTTACTTCTCTAAACAGCTGATTTTCATGTACAAGCACAAACTGTTGCTCTCGAGCAAGTCTTCCAGGTTTTTCCTTTGAATTATTTGGACTGGTGTTTATTCACTTTCTGTGGTCTACCTCTGAACTCTCGCATGGGTAAATTATGGAACATGTTTAAGATTCTTGCAATTCAAAGATTAAGCGTGTCCCTCGGAAAATGATAAAGCTAAAGAGTGTCTTTGTTTGCTGGTGGGGATATGCTGATTATGGTACTTAATATATTTTTCTACACTGAATCATTTTCACTACTGTTTTACAGATTCCAGGAGTCTTAAATTGTtctgtaaaaatgaatataacTTGCTGTATTAAATCACATTGATGCTTATTAGAATGCAATAAATCCCTCAAAATGAGGCCAACTTTAAGCGCATATGTGCTTGTAAGAATGGTGTTTCTGTACGTGTGTGCAGGGGGAATACATGAGTGTGAGTCTGCAGGTGTGTTGCGCTATATTCGGCAGGTCTGTGTGTGGTTAAGTAGTGTCTCACTTTCAGAGTTATGGTCGTGTTCCCAATAACTGTGGGAGAGGAGCGAAACTGTAATTACCTCTGCACAGGTGGGAGCCGATCCACACACACCTCGAGCTTGAGCTGGATAATCATCATATCACATAAGCAGAAGGGCCTGACAGAGCAAGCAGAGATATGCTGCTGTATGCCAGTGGAAtggaaaaattattttttatta
The Epinephelus lanceolatus isolate andai-2023 chromosome 2, ASM4190304v1, whole genome shotgun sequence DNA segment above includes these coding regions:
- the LOC117251696 gene encoding RING finger protein 148-like, whose amino-acid sequence is MGKKTQHCLLLLLCLSGLVHYSAALVFWTAVVEISYVNSHNKSEDKYCECGVYGRNSPLEKASGIVTLPKGDPKGCGPGPIYSRNSSSPPWIALVKRGNCTFSEKINAAKRQGAAGVVVYNVDGSGNSTTHMAHSDAAGIVAIMIGNSQGMEVVKLVMNGTEVQMLIDVGSPHGPWIDTYWLYFLSIAFFIVTAASIAYFVFISANRIYSLSMHRRTERKLKSEAKKAIGRLQVRTLKTGDEETTSDSHMCAVCIENYRAGEVVTVLTCDHIFHKACIEPWLLERRTCPMCKCDILKALGVEEEVKESHPAESPPDVTVITVTGGEPMYEVPLTDPVSPDPERQQHRYDNRAFEGDSEAGRR